From a single Kitasatospora sp. NBC_00458 genomic region:
- a CDS encoding helicase C-terminal domain-containing protein, with protein MARCPISKKSGSALVTWLRGLDAAELERVLTARPDAGTAPEPRSVGELADRLQRPASVALALPRLTLPCLQVAEAVAALTTVSRVGLADLLGATHGDRAHGLAAALEVLADRALVWSDGNGLLHMAAPLRNAWGSPLGLDAPLVRLLAGSNSDELGRILAKIGVKPVANRKAERLTALVSHHSDPARVAALVAKAPAAARKLLERWAHEAPERSGFIMFGTPQADSSPGEQWAVERGLLIRERHRYGPARMPAEVALSLRGSDWHAPFTPVPPGVRSVPATVVDVEREAAAASMAFAAHAVSVLGVCDVAPPARLKAGGVGARELSRIGKAARCDETVVRLVLEAASAAGLLTRNGDRVAATATYDTWAAEEPANQLAVLLRAWWTLPLTPGGSRDEDGKALPALTGAPACGGCIQARQGLLTAAARLPAGEGAANPAELGALLVWLRPLADELPQDTTPFATLIREAELLGALARGAVSPIGAALLADDAEALTDACRRLLPAASGTARFGSDLTAVVAGTPAAHLLALLDSVADRESAGTASVWRFSPASVRRALDAGLTPDTLTSDLADVAVEPLPQPLSYLIHDTARGHGRVRVVSAACVIHGEEPALLAELAAHRKLSPLGLRLLAPTVLISRTPLDKTLSALRSAGYAPVAEELDGSIRIERAQRHRAASPVPPPRLPSGRSRPQRTDDRAPDVRTAVNLRALATRLLGAPQDVPEPNPYDGRPYDSDTEAIIAGYARNLSFTDVRQLAHAVNDGQAITIEYVATSGNTTVRTLGRLELDAPYLHAWCHLRKDDRVFTISRIHGVMPS; from the coding sequence ATGGCGAGGTGCCCCATCAGTAAGAAGAGCGGATCGGCACTGGTCACATGGCTGCGCGGTCTGGACGCGGCTGAGTTGGAGCGGGTTCTGACCGCGCGCCCGGACGCCGGGACGGCTCCGGAGCCGCGGTCGGTCGGTGAACTGGCGGACCGTCTCCAGCGTCCGGCGTCGGTGGCGCTGGCCCTTCCCCGGCTCACCCTGCCCTGCCTGCAGGTGGCGGAGGCCGTCGCCGCACTGACGACCGTGTCGCGGGTCGGTCTGGCCGACCTCCTGGGCGCGACGCACGGTGATCGCGCCCACGGGTTGGCCGCCGCCCTGGAGGTGCTGGCCGATCGAGCCCTGGTGTGGTCGGACGGCAACGGCCTGCTGCACATGGCGGCACCGCTGCGGAATGCGTGGGGCTCGCCGCTGGGGCTCGACGCACCGCTCGTGCGACTGCTCGCGGGCTCGAACTCGGACGAACTGGGCCGCATACTGGCGAAGATCGGCGTCAAGCCCGTCGCCAACCGGAAGGCGGAGCGGCTGACGGCGCTGGTCAGCCATCACAGCGATCCGGCCCGGGTCGCCGCACTGGTGGCCAAGGCGCCCGCAGCCGCCCGGAAACTCCTTGAGCGGTGGGCACACGAGGCTCCGGAGCGGTCCGGCTTCATCATGTTCGGGACTCCGCAGGCCGACTCCTCGCCCGGCGAACAGTGGGCGGTGGAACGGGGGCTGCTGATCCGGGAACGGCACCGGTACGGGCCGGCCCGCATGCCCGCGGAGGTGGCGCTCTCACTGCGCGGCTCCGACTGGCACGCCCCGTTCACCCCCGTCCCGCCCGGCGTTCGGTCGGTGCCCGCCACCGTCGTCGACGTCGAGCGGGAAGCCGCAGCCGCCTCGATGGCGTTCGCCGCCCATGCGGTGTCCGTCCTCGGGGTGTGCGACGTCGCTCCCCCAGCTCGGCTGAAGGCCGGCGGGGTCGGCGCCCGTGAGCTGTCCCGGATCGGCAAGGCGGCACGGTGCGACGAGACCGTGGTGCGTCTGGTTCTGGAGGCGGCGAGCGCGGCCGGGCTACTGACCCGGAACGGCGACCGGGTCGCGGCGACCGCCACCTACGACACCTGGGCCGCGGAAGAACCGGCCAACCAGCTTGCCGTGCTCCTCCGGGCCTGGTGGACACTGCCGTTGACCCCCGGCGGGAGCCGCGACGAGGATGGGAAGGCTCTGCCGGCACTCACCGGGGCACCGGCCTGTGGAGGCTGCATTCAGGCTCGGCAGGGGCTGCTCACGGCTGCGGCGCGACTCCCGGCCGGCGAAGGCGCGGCGAACCCGGCGGAACTGGGGGCGCTACTCGTCTGGCTCCGACCGCTCGCCGACGAACTCCCCCAGGACACCACGCCGTTCGCCACCCTGATCCGCGAAGCGGAACTGCTCGGCGCACTCGCCCGCGGGGCCGTGTCCCCTATCGGAGCCGCCCTGCTGGCCGACGACGCCGAAGCCCTGACCGATGCCTGCCGACGGCTACTGCCCGCCGCCAGCGGGACCGCCCGGTTCGGCAGCGATCTCACCGCCGTGGTCGCCGGAACACCGGCTGCGCACCTCCTCGCGCTGCTGGACTCCGTCGCGGACCGGGAGAGCGCCGGGACAGCGTCCGTCTGGCGGTTCAGCCCGGCCAGCGTCCGCCGCGCACTCGATGCCGGTCTGACCCCCGACACCTTGACGTCCGATCTGGCTGACGTCGCCGTCGAACCACTCCCCCAGCCGCTCTCGTACCTGATCCACGACACCGCGCGCGGCCACGGCCGGGTGCGCGTCGTCTCCGCCGCCTGCGTGATCCACGGCGAGGAGCCCGCCCTCCTCGCCGAGCTGGCCGCCCATCGGAAGCTCAGTCCGCTCGGCCTGCGGCTGCTGGCACCGACGGTGCTGATCAGCCGGACCCCACTGGACAAGACGCTCTCGGCACTGCGGTCCGCGGGCTACGCCCCCGTCGCCGAGGAACTCGACGGGTCCATCCGGATCGAACGGGCCCAGCGACACCGCGCGGCGAGCCCGGTCCCACCCCCGCGTCTGCCCAGCGGCAGGTCCCGCCCGCAGCGGACGGACGACCGTGCCCCAGACGTTCGGACCGCTGTCAACCTGCGCGCCCTCGCCACCCGTCTGCTGGGTGCCCCGCAGGACGTTCCGGAGCCCAACCCGTACGACGGCCGCCCCTACGACAGCGACACCGAGGCGATCATCGCCGGGTACGCGCGCAACCTCTCCTTCACCGATGTCCGCCAGCTGGCCCACGCCGTCAATGACGGTCAGGCCATCACGATCGAATACGTAGCCACCTCGGGCAACACGACTGTCCGCACGCTCGGCCGACTCGAACTGGACGCCCCCTACCTCCACGCCTGGTGTCACCTGCGCAAAGACGACCGCGTGTTCACCATCTCCCGCATCCACGGGGTGATGCCCTCGTAG